In Synechococcales cyanobacterium CNB, the sequence CGGTGGTGGGGGGGAGGCCGGTTCACGGAGGGGGACAATACCGCTCGCCGGGCCGGGCCACAATCCACGCCGTTGCGACCCCCGAAAACGGCGTGTAGCATCCGCCCCCCGGGTTGGGCCGGGGTTGTGGAGGGACTCGACGCCATGAGCCGCCTCATCCGCGTCGCCCGCCGCGCCGGCGTCGTCACGATCACCGCGTGTTCGGTGCTGGCGGGCCTTGGGCTGGTCTTTCACCTCGTGAAGCCGGATGTCCTGCCGCGCGTGGACACGACGAGCCTCGCGGGCGTGCTGGCGATGCTGGTGCTGCCGTGCGCGACACTGGGCGCGCTGGGGATCGACCGCGCGGCGGTGAAGCGGGAGCGGGGGGAGTCCTGACAGTCGGGGACGCTCTCGTGGGAAACCACTCCCTTACGGTCGTGGCTCGTCGGGGGCATGGCGAGCGTTGAAGGCGAGGGCGGTTTCGAGTTCGTGGGCGATGCGCAGCAGACGGGTCTCGCCGAAGGCGGGGGCGATGAGTTGCACGCCGACGGGGAGCGTGCGCCCGTCGAGCGTGGCGACGCCGGCGGGCAGGGCGATCGCGGGCAGGCCCGCGAGGTTGACGCTGACGGTGTAGACGTCCTCGAGGTAGAGCGCGAGGGGGTCGTCGGTCTTTTCGCCGAGACGGAAGGGGGGGGCCGGGCTTGTGGGCATGAGGACCGCACTCGCGCCGGCCTCGAAGGCGCGGTCGAAATCATCCTTGATCCGCCGCCTCGCCCTGAGCGCGGTGAGGTAGTACTTGTCCTGGTAGCCGCTGGAGAGGACGTGCGTGCCGAGCAGGATGCGCCGACGGACCTCCTCGCCGAAGCCCTCGGTGCGCGAACGCCGGTAGAGGTCTTCGAGGCCCTCGCTCTCGCGCACCGCGGCCCGACGCCCGTAGCGCACCCCGTCGAAGCGGGCGAGGTTGGAACTCGCCTCCGCTGCGGCGACGATGTAGTACGCCGCGACGGCGTGCTCGGCATGGGGCAGATCGACCTCGACAATCTCCGCGCCGCGCTCGCCGAGCGCGCCCGCCGCCGCGTCCAGCGCGGCATCCACCGCCGCGTGGTTGCCCCCCCCCCTCGCCTGACGGGGAACGCCGATGCGCAGCGGACGCACCGGCTCCCCGATCCTCCCCGCGAAGTCCTCGG encodes:
- the gatA gene encoding Asp-tRNA(Asn)/Glu-tRNA(Gln) amidotransferase subunit GatA, encoding MKGAPSAVELAAAVREGRATAERSVRGALDRIDALNPRLNAFVQVFADRAIDDARAIDARVQAGERVGPLTGVPVAVKDNLCLAHGRTTCASRMLEAYESPFTATAVQRLIDAGAIVVGKTNLDEFAMGSSCEFSVFGPTRNPWDESRVPGGSSGGSAAAVAAGIVPLALGSDTGGSIRQPAGFCGVVGMKPTYGRISRWGLVAFASSLDQVGPLGRTVGDCALALSVMAGHDPLDATSCTRPPEDFAGRIGEPVRPLRIGVPRQARGGGNHAAVDAALDAAAGALGERGAEIVEVDLPHAEHAVAAYYIVAAAEASSNLARFDGVRYGRRAAVRESEGLEDLYRRSRTEGFGEEVRRRILLGTHVLSSGYQDKYYLTALRARRRIKDDFDRAFEAGASAVLMPTSPAPPFRLGEKTDDPLALYLEDVYTVSVNLAGLPAIALPAGVATLDGRTLPVGVQLIAPAFGETRLLRIAHELETALAFNARHAPDEPRP